From one Anopheles bellator chromosome 1, idAnoBellAS_SP24_06.2, whole genome shotgun sequence genomic stretch:
- the LOC131205302 gene encoding uncharacterized protein LOC131205302, producing MKFLFVTIALFVLAVALVAAAPAVNDESILGGDVYEAEVDSFNPQDPQAFLKLKKLKKLLFLG from the exons ATGAAGTTCTTGTTCGTG ACTATTGCTCTGTTCGTCCTTGCCGTCGCCTTGGTAGCAGCTGCTCCAGCAGTCAATGATGAGTCAATCCTAGGAGGGGATGTTTACGAAGCCGAAGTTGACAGCTTCAACCCGCAGGATCCGCAGGCTTTCCTGAAGCTGAAAAAACTGAAGAAGCTGTTATTCCTCGGCTAA